In Kitasatospora sp. NA04385, a single genomic region encodes these proteins:
- a CDS encoding NAD(P)/FAD-dependent oxidoreductase, whose amino-acid sequence MAHTADVAIVGGGPGGLTLARLLTLHGTRVTVYERDAGRAARTQGGTLDLHADTGQRALRAAGLTRAFRRHARPEGEDMLLLDHTGTVLHRDDTPADSPALRPEIDRADLRDLLLDSLPPGTVAWGRTLRTATPTDPELGPGPGPGGWRLEFADGGRAEHRVVIGADGAHSRLRPLLTPAVPEHLGVNTVEGVIPDIDRHHPDLAAVVGRGSYWVMGEGRSFVAQRCSDGSVRIGLSFHGPADRAADWLAGCGIPFENPDAARAALLPLFADWTPGCRALLAACAGPFTPRALTALPVGLRWPHRPGLTLLGDAAHLMPPVGHGANAAMRDALELATALAATPEDPDAALRAYEEEMFARTAGVAAQSARILEMITSPAGGRRVAAFFRGAGEGAGEGECGAEDG is encoded by the coding sequence CGCGTCACGGTGTACGAGCGCGACGCCGGGCGGGCGGCCCGCACCCAGGGCGGCACGCTCGACCTGCACGCGGACACCGGGCAGCGCGCCCTGCGCGCCGCCGGGCTGACGCGGGCGTTCCGCCGCCACGCCCGCCCGGAGGGGGAGGACATGCTGCTGCTCGACCACACCGGCACCGTGCTGCACCGCGACGACACCCCGGCCGACTCGCCCGCGCTGCGCCCCGAGATCGACCGCGCCGACCTGCGCGACCTGTTGCTGGACTCCCTCCCGCCCGGCACCGTCGCCTGGGGCCGCACCCTGCGCACCGCCACCCCGACCGACCCCGAGCTCGGACCCGGGCCCGGGCCCGGCGGCTGGCGGCTGGAGTTCGCCGACGGCGGCCGGGCCGAGCACCGGGTGGTGATCGGCGCCGACGGCGCGCACTCCCGCCTCCGGCCGCTGCTCACCCCCGCCGTGCCGGAGCACTTGGGCGTCAACACCGTCGAGGGCGTGATCCCCGACATCGACCGCCACCACCCCGACCTCGCCGCCGTGGTCGGCCGGGGCAGCTACTGGGTGATGGGCGAGGGCCGCTCGTTCGTCGCCCAGCGCTGCAGCGACGGCTCCGTCCGGATCGGCCTGTCCTTCCACGGCCCCGCCGACCGCGCCGCCGACTGGCTCGCCGGCTGCGGCATCCCGTTCGAGAACCCCGACGCCGCCCGGGCCGCGCTGCTCCCGCTGTTCGCCGACTGGACGCCCGGGTGCCGGGCCCTGCTGGCGGCCTGCGCCGGTCCGTTCACCCCCCGGGCCCTCACCGCCCTCCCGGTCGGCCTGCGCTGGCCGCACCGCCCCGGCCTCACCCTGCTCGGGGACGCCGCCCACCTGATGCCCCCCGTCGGCCACGGCGCCAACGCCGCGATGCGCGACGCCCTGGAGCTCGCCACCGCCCTCGCCGCCACCCCCGAGGACCCCGACGCCGCCCTGCGGGCCTACGAGGAGGAGATGTTCGCCCGCACCGCCGGGGTCGCCGCCCAGTCGGCCCGGATCCTGGAGATGATCACCTCCCCGGCGGGCGGCCGCCGCGTCGCCGCGTTCTTCCGGGGAGCGGGCGAAGGAGCGGGCGAAGGAGAGTGCGGCGCCGAGGACGGCTGA
- a CDS encoding serine hydrolase, producing MLDVLDAVGGPHGLDEVCGRVLAETGCPSVSVAVAAGREVVLARAYGWADVAAGRAATPGTAYGLASVTKAFTGVAAGLAADRGLLDLDAPVSGRFEHAAPTVRQLLRHRGGFPGYYDFSYHPVGTPAPIDPARYRRQLHEPGGEFEYSNLGYQEVGRVLEEATGREFGALLREWIAEPLGLEGFAFGPVHPGPAPAAVRYTPDGRTYPASPDGHPAAGAGWATAGDVALFARRSAGLLAPGTAAAVLEGPAIAPGGKLRYGLGRVVQRTADGSVIGSHGGGMGGVSTMLIDLPGRELSVAVLANSTDKSARDALVAHLMGVLAPEFDLEHLAPADGSDLPLALPPGTWSGEVATHDGAVPLALTALPDGRVEVRLADLPPVAVPATASHRWDVRLAAPLQLPTADARLNSPALGLQLRLRDGALTGRAVAFKDGDREGFLGPYLPHPCALRRRD from the coding sequence ATGCTGGACGTACTGGACGCAGTGGGCGGGCCGCACGGGCTGGACGAGGTGTGCGGGCGGGTGCTGGCGGAGACCGGCTGCCCGTCGGTGAGCGTGGCCGTGGCGGCGGGCCGGGAGGTGGTGCTCGCCCGGGCGTACGGGTGGGCGGACGTCGCGGCGGGGCGGGCGGCGACGCCGGGAACGGCGTACGGGCTGGCCTCGGTGACCAAGGCGTTCACCGGGGTCGCGGCGGGCCTGGCCGCGGACCGGGGCCTGCTGGACCTGGACGCGCCGGTGTCCGGACGGTTCGAGCACGCGGCGCCGACGGTGCGCCAACTGCTGCGGCACCGGGGCGGCTTCCCCGGGTACTACGACTTCTCCTACCACCCGGTCGGCACTCCGGCACCGATCGACCCGGCCCGCTACCGCAGGCAACTGCACGAGCCGGGCGGGGAGTTCGAGTACTCCAACCTCGGCTACCAGGAGGTCGGCCGGGTGCTGGAGGAGGCCACCGGACGGGAGTTCGGCGCGCTGCTGCGGGAGTGGATCGCCGAGCCGCTCGGGCTGGAGGGCTTCGCCTTCGGTCCGGTCCACCCCGGCCCCGCCCCGGCGGCGGTGCGCTACACGCCGGACGGGCGGACGTACCCGGCCTCGCCCGACGGACACCCGGCGGCGGGCGCGGGCTGGGCCACCGCCGGTGACGTCGCGCTGTTCGCCCGCCGCTCGGCCGGGCTGCTGGCGCCCGGCACCGCCGCGGCCGTCCTGGAGGGGCCCGCCATCGCCCCCGGCGGAAAGCTGCGGTACGGGCTGGGGCGGGTCGTCCAGCGCACGGCGGACGGGTCGGTGATCGGCAGCCACGGCGGCGGGATGGGCGGCGTCTCGACGATGCTGATCGACCTGCCCGGACGGGAGCTGTCGGTCGCGGTGCTCGCCAACTCCACCGACAAGTCCGCCCGCGACGCGCTGGTCGCGCACCTGATGGGCGTGCTGGCCCCGGAGTTCGACCTCGAACACCTGGCACCGGCCGACGGGTCGGACCTGCCGCTCGCCCTGCCGCCGGGCACCTGGTCCGGCGAGGTCGCCACCCACGACGGCGCCGTCCCGCTGGCGCTCACCGCGCTGCCGGACGGCCGGGTGGAGGTCCGGCTGGCCGACCTGCCCCCGGTCGCCGTCCCCGCCACCGCCTCCCACCGCTGGGACGTCCGCCTCGCCGCGCCGCTCCAACTGCCCACGGCGGACGCCCGGTTGAACAGCCCCGCGCTCGGCCTCCAGCTGCGCCTGCGGGACGGCGCCCTGACCGGCCGGGCCGTCGCCTTCAAGGACGGCGACCGGGAGGGCTTCCTCGGCCCTTACCTCCCCCACCCCTGCGCGCTCCGCCGCCGGGACTGA
- a CDS encoding helix-turn-helix domain-containing protein: MLAGLDVPQPHLLLPDPAVLLADPRLAAALHGRGAVIGPAVPPALAAQSLRWARLVRAALPEAPQRPVDCRERYADLLLLTDPVLVRLIAERRLAPLAPLTPKQRDRLAATLLAWLQTGRGTAPEVAARLGIHPQTARQRLHRVHQLFGSALASPDTRLELEIALRATPTAPTTPNPTRPPGG, encoded by the coding sequence GTGCTGGCCGGGCTGGACGTCCCGCAGCCGCACCTGCTGCTGCCCGACCCGGCCGTCCTGCTCGCCGATCCGCGGCTCGCGGCCGCGCTGCACGGGCGCGGCGCGGTGATCGGCCCGGCGGTGCCGCCCGCTCTCGCCGCGCAGTCGCTGCGCTGGGCCCGCCTGGTCCGCGCCGCCCTGCCGGAGGCCCCGCAGCGCCCGGTGGACTGCCGCGAGCGCTACGCGGACCTGCTGCTGCTCACCGACCCCGTGCTGGTCCGGCTGATCGCCGAACGCCGGCTGGCCCCGCTCGCCCCGCTCACCCCCAAGCAGCGCGACCGCCTCGCCGCGACGCTGCTCGCCTGGCTCCAGACCGGCCGCGGTACCGCCCCCGAGGTCGCCGCCCGCCTCGGCATCCACCCGCAGACCGCCCGCCAGCGCCTGCACCGCGTCCACCAGCTCTTCGGCTCCGCCCTCGCCTCCCCCGACACCCGCCTCGAACTGGAGATCGCCCTCCGCGCGACCCCCACCGCTCCCACCACCCCGAACCCCACCCGGCCGCCCGGCGGCTGA
- a CDS encoding triacylglycerol lipase — translation MRRNGVRAAVLAAVVATGLLAAAAEPAAAAGNRPVETHFAIGFVKGFFFPGASPAGANDWSCRPSAAHPRPVVLVHGTLENQNDNWGGAAPLLANQGYCVYAFDYGGPSAGSPVQGTGPIADGARTLAAFVDRVLAATGAAKADLVGHSQGGMLPRYYLKNLGGAAKVGRLVALAPSNYGTTLDGITELGRQLRILEPANDFLSGPCQACVEQEVGSPFLTALNADGGTVPGVEYTVIATRYDEVVTPYTNSFLPPGPHVTNILVQDQCPLDATDHLEIGYDPVALTDVLNALDPAHPRAVPCQVVLPVTGPLL, via the coding sequence ATGCGGAGGAACGGCGTACGGGCCGCGGTGCTCGCGGCGGTCGTGGCGACGGGACTGCTCGCGGCGGCGGCCGAGCCCGCGGCGGCGGCCGGGAACCGTCCGGTGGAGACCCACTTCGCCATCGGCTTCGTCAAGGGCTTCTTCTTCCCGGGGGCGAGCCCGGCCGGTGCCAACGACTGGTCCTGCCGGCCGTCCGCGGCCCACCCCCGCCCGGTGGTGCTGGTGCACGGCACGCTGGAGAACCAGAACGACAACTGGGGCGGCGCGGCCCCGCTGCTGGCCAACCAGGGCTACTGCGTCTACGCCTTCGACTACGGCGGCCCGTCCGCCGGTTCGCCGGTCCAGGGCACCGGGCCGATCGCCGACGGGGCGAGGACGCTGGCCGCCTTCGTGGACCGGGTGCTGGCCGCCACCGGCGCCGCGAAGGCCGACCTGGTCGGGCACTCGCAGGGCGGCATGCTGCCGCGCTACTACCTGAAGAACCTCGGCGGCGCGGCCAAGGTCGGCCGACTGGTCGCGCTGGCCCCCAGCAACTACGGCACCACCCTGGACGGCATCACCGAACTCGGCCGCCAACTGCGCATCCTGGAGCCCGCCAACGACTTCCTGTCCGGCCCCTGCCAGGCCTGCGTGGAGCAGGAGGTCGGCTCGCCGTTCCTCACCGCGCTGAACGCCGACGGCGGCACGGTCCCCGGCGTCGAGTACACCGTGATCGCCACCAGGTACGACGAGGTGGTCACCCCCTACACCAACTCCTTCCTCCCGCCCGGCCCGCACGTCACCAACATCCTGGTGCAGGACCAGTGCCCGCTGGACGCCACCGACCACCTGGAGATCGGCTACGACCCGGTCGCGCTGACCGACGTGCTGAACGCGCTGGACCCGGCCCACCCGCGGGCGGTGCCGTGCCAGGTGGTGCTGCCGGTGACCGGCCCGCTGCTGTAG